A single genomic interval of Microbacterium oleivorans harbors:
- a CDS encoding amidohydrolase, whose translation MHQTVAPETLAAPRGAVAERVAASAAELVALSHAIHADPELSWQEHRAAARIAGLLEAAGFDVTLGAYDTPTAVEAVIGDGDLTVAICAEYDALPGVGHACGHNMIAASGVGAALALAPVASELGLRVKLLGTPAEEHGGGKVEMLTRGAWEDVDFSLMVHGATGPDRSAAGFQSTAVDRFEIEFTGVTAHAAGAPQAGVNAGAAATLALTAIGLLRQHLPVECNLNAFVSDGGEATNIIAGRAVVQVEVRAYDLDVWRQVKRRVLSCFDGAAIATGCSWESRPTEHPYAPLAPDVALAAVWDRNMADVGREIITGELMGGGSTDMGNVSQVVPSIHPMMSFLGEDAVPHNPAFTAAAVTPAADQAVLDAATVLALTVVDVATDPSLRADLLDRTARRPAGATRITIEA comes from the coding sequence ATGCACCAGACCGTCGCCCCCGAGACGCTCGCCGCCCCCCGCGGCGCCGTCGCGGAACGCGTCGCCGCCAGCGCGGCCGAACTCGTCGCGTTGAGCCACGCGATCCATGCCGACCCCGAGCTCTCGTGGCAGGAGCATCGCGCCGCCGCGCGGATCGCAGGTCTGCTCGAGGCTGCCGGTTTCGACGTCACCCTCGGCGCGTACGACACCCCCACCGCGGTCGAGGCGGTGATCGGCGACGGCGACCTCACCGTGGCGATCTGCGCCGAGTACGACGCGCTGCCGGGAGTCGGGCATGCGTGCGGGCACAACATGATCGCCGCCAGCGGAGTCGGGGCCGCGTTGGCCCTCGCGCCGGTGGCGAGCGAGCTCGGGCTGCGTGTCAAGCTGCTCGGAACCCCCGCCGAGGAACACGGCGGCGGCAAGGTCGAGATGCTGACGCGTGGGGCCTGGGAGGATGTCGACTTCTCGCTGATGGTCCACGGCGCCACCGGACCGGATCGGTCGGCAGCCGGGTTCCAGTCGACCGCGGTCGACCGGTTCGAGATCGAGTTCACCGGAGTGACCGCGCACGCCGCCGGCGCGCCGCAGGCGGGCGTCAACGCGGGAGCCGCGGCGACCCTCGCGCTCACCGCCATCGGCCTGCTGCGCCAGCACCTTCCGGTCGAGTGCAACCTCAACGCCTTCGTCTCGGACGGGGGTGAGGCCACGAATATCATCGCCGGACGAGCCGTCGTGCAGGTCGAGGTGCGTGCATACGACCTCGACGTGTGGCGTCAGGTCAAGCGACGCGTGCTCTCGTGTTTCGACGGCGCCGCGATCGCGACGGGATGCAGCTGGGAGTCTCGACCCACCGAGCACCCATACGCGCCCCTGGCGCCCGACGTCGCGCTCGCCGCGGTGTGGGACCGGAACATGGCCGACGTCGGACGCGAGATCATCACCGGCGAGCTGATGGGCGGCGGCTCGACCGACATGGGGAACGTGTCTCAGGTGGTGCCGTCGATCCACCCGATGATGTCGTTCCTCGGCGAGGACGCCGTGCCCCACAATCCGGCGTTCACGGCTGCGGCGGTGACGCCCGCGGCCGATCAGGCGGTGCTCGACGCCGCGACCGTGCTGGCGCTGACCGTGGTCGACGTCGCCACCGACCCGTCCCTGCGCGCAGACCTTCTCGACCGCACCGCACGCCGCCCCGCCGGGGCGACCCGAATCACGATCGAGGCGTGA
- a CDS encoding acyl-CoA dehydrogenase family protein: protein MRDDSDDPAALSLRDDRTVGAPVLAALRSADDTAGFGVDIAATLAWAVSVGRARAVERDLVDDWELLASVAARDVTAARILEPHLDALDILDQARRDGHDIELDRVGAGPASSWGVFAAEGAGVRLEAHERRDGWTLTGTKPWCSLAAHVSHALVTAWAGDTRRLFAVDLRADGVSPRPGPWHARGLASVVSAPVDFAAAPAATVGDPGWYLRRTGFARGGVGVAACWWGGAAALRAPLRAAAQRSGADQLSRVHLARVDTALWAARLALADAARSLDAPAPPDPALTAARVRTLVAQAAETALHEADHALGPLPLVADEEHARRAADLQLYLRQHHAERDLARIGGDLADGRGAW, encoded by the coding sequence ATGCGAGACGACAGCGATGACCCGGCCGCGCTCTCGCTGAGGGACGACCGCACCGTCGGCGCGCCCGTGCTCGCCGCGCTGCGCTCGGCCGACGACACGGCCGGGTTCGGCGTCGACATCGCCGCGACCCTGGCGTGGGCGGTGTCGGTCGGCCGCGCGCGAGCGGTCGAGCGAGACCTCGTCGACGACTGGGAGCTGCTCGCCTCGGTCGCGGCGCGCGACGTCACCGCCGCCCGCATCCTCGAGCCGCATCTCGACGCGCTCGACATCCTCGATCAGGCCCGCCGCGACGGGCACGACATCGAGCTCGATCGCGTCGGCGCGGGTCCGGCGTCGTCGTGGGGCGTCTTCGCCGCCGAGGGCGCCGGCGTCCGACTCGAGGCCCACGAGCGCAGGGACGGGTGGACCCTCACGGGCACCAAGCCCTGGTGCTCGCTCGCCGCACACGTGTCGCACGCGCTCGTGACCGCCTGGGCAGGTGACACCCGCCGCCTCTTCGCCGTCGACCTGCGCGCCGACGGCGTCTCGCCACGCCCGGGCCCCTGGCATGCGCGCGGGCTGGCGTCGGTCGTGAGCGCCCCCGTCGATTTCGCCGCGGCACCGGCAGCCACCGTCGGCGACCCCGGCTGGTACCTGCGCCGCACCGGGTTCGCCCGCGGCGGAGTGGGCGTCGCGGCATGCTGGTGGGGCGGCGCCGCAGCGCTGCGAGCACCGCTGCGGGCGGCGGCTCAGCGCAGCGGAGCCGATCAGCTCTCGCGCGTGCACCTGGCCCGGGTCGACACCGCGCTGTGGGCCGCGCGCCTCGCGCTGGCCGACGCGGCGCGATCACTCGACGCCCCCGCACCGCCCGACCCGGCGCTCACCGCCGCACGCGTGCGCACGCTCGTGGCACAGGCCGCCGAGACCGCCCTGCACGAGGCCGACCACGCCCTCGGACCCCTGCCGCTGGTGGCCGACGAGGAGCACGCGCGGCGCGCCGCGGATCTGCAGCTGTACCTGCGGCAGCACCACGCCGAACGAGATCTGGCCCGCATCGGCGGCGATCTCGCGGACGGGCGCGGCGCGTGGTGA
- a CDS encoding LPXTG cell wall anchor domain-containing protein, producing MSVPTSLRRKAIAFPVALVVALGAAGFAAGPAAASDQPAVDDVAVVDARTADAAGAGLTDEPAPSRESAEPAQDGDAAAPEVVPGPGTGEEVALEPGTGEEVAPEPGTGEEIIPEPGTGEEVAPGTEVAPGTGEAPLPGEEAIPFTVLSPAPDATTLTRTVLFAGTGADGATVTLSDDQGDPLPGTLPVTVTGGAWTTTAVFPDDADNAQTVTITLTADGAEPEVQTVTFALPDPGAEVPFEVLTPMPGEVLPTRTVVFTGTGDEGAVVTVLGSDAQPLPGTQPVTVVAGIWLVTATYADDAPVAQTATVALAVDGGTPETVEVSFQLPSAAALPAPTITSPAAGEVVTGAQVTFRGTGEPGAFVGLVVVPTALAQEALEDSAAADEMSLSAVEPAPAPADPADPILVAADGTWSVTIALAPEDYTVVAVQATDAAGTTGLSDPSAPIAFSLRAAPVAVPALVSTGSDTSGRTLAATGGDDVTGLFGIGILVMLAGAAAVVTNRRRTAQSSPQ from the coding sequence ATGTCCGTTCCCACGTCCCTGCGACGGAAGGCGATCGCCTTCCCCGTCGCCCTCGTCGTCGCCCTCGGCGCAGCCGGCTTCGCCGCCGGCCCCGCCGCAGCATCCGATCAGCCGGCCGTCGATGACGTCGCCGTCGTCGATGCCCGCACTGCGGATGCCGCCGGCGCCGGGCTCACCGACGAGCCCGCACCGTCCCGCGAGTCAGCCGAGCCTGCGCAGGATGGGGATGCCGCCGCACCCGAGGTCGTCCCCGGTCCCGGCACCGGCGAAGAGGTTGCCCTCGAGCCCGGCACCGGCGAGGAGGTCGCGCCCGAGCCCGGCACCGGCGAAGAGATCATCCCCGAACCCGGCACCGGCGAGGAGGTCGCGCCCGGCACGGAGGTCGCGCCCGGAACGGGCGAAGCGCCGCTGCCCGGCGAGGAGGCGATCCCCTTCACGGTCCTCAGCCCCGCGCCCGATGCCACGACCCTGACGCGCACCGTGCTTTTCGCCGGAACCGGCGCCGACGGAGCGACCGTGACCCTCTCCGATGATCAGGGCGACCCCCTGCCCGGCACCCTGCCCGTCACCGTCACCGGCGGCGCATGGACGACCACCGCGGTGTTCCCGGACGACGCCGACAACGCGCAGACCGTCACGATCACCCTCACGGCCGACGGAGCCGAGCCCGAGGTGCAGACGGTGACGTTCGCGCTCCCCGACCCCGGCGCCGAGGTGCCGTTCGAGGTGCTCACACCGATGCCCGGCGAGGTGCTGCCCACGCGCACCGTCGTCTTCACCGGGACCGGCGACGAGGGAGCCGTTGTCACCGTGCTGGGCAGCGACGCGCAGCCCCTCCCGGGCACGCAGCCGGTCACGGTCGTCGCGGGCATCTGGCTCGTCACGGCGACCTACGCCGACGACGCCCCGGTCGCGCAGACCGCGACCGTCGCCCTCGCCGTCGACGGCGGAACCCCTGAGACCGTCGAGGTCTCGTTCCAGCTGCCGTCGGCCGCGGCCCTGCCCGCCCCGACCATCACCAGCCCTGCGGCCGGCGAGGTCGTCACCGGCGCCCAGGTGACCTTCCGCGGCACCGGCGAACCCGGCGCCTTCGTCGGGCTCGTCGTCGTGCCGACCGCGCTCGCCCAGGAGGCTCTGGAAGACAGCGCCGCCGCCGACGAGATGTCGCTCTCAGCGGTCGAGCCCGCTCCCGCCCCGGCGGACCCCGCGGATCCGATCCTGGTCGCCGCCGACGGAACCTGGTCCGTCACGATCGCCCTCGCCCCGGAGGACTACACCGTCGTGGCCGTGCAGGCGACGGACGCCGCGGGCACGACCGGCCTCTCCGACCCGTCGGCTCCGATCGCGTTCAGCCTGCGCGCCGCTCCGGTCGCCGTTCCGGCGCTGGTCTCGACCGGGTCCGACACATCCGGCCGCACGCTGGCCGCGACCGGCGGCGACGACGTCACGGGGCTCTTCGGCATCGGCATCCTCGTGATGCTCGCCGGTGCGGCCGCCGTCGTGACGAACCGTCGTCGCACCGCGCAGTCGTCGCCGCAGTGA
- a CDS encoding L-serine ammonia-lyase, which produces MSTLTPLRVERGAYVSALDLFSVGIGPSSSHTVGPMRAGLRFRGMLAASGELAHVDRYEIVLHGSLAATGVGHGTPDAAIAGLRGLDPLTVDPGEVHGSWQLLDAGGEVRVDRVAVRRGDVQWEPRARDHGHPNAVTFRALGGGRVLEERTYLSVGGGFIRDKGEPARDSAPVGPLPHRFSSMSELLELCRAAGGDHPGEIARIARENELAQRTASGVDEGLDAVWRSMVECLERGLSTHGVLPGRLAVPRRAARAWAALVERGDAVAAPESLSVYAMAVNEENASGGRVVTAPTNGAAGVIPAVMYHALGGRSAARADVHRFLLTATTVGSIIKANASISGAEGGCQAEVGSACAMAAAGLTAVRGGTPLQIENAAEIAIEHHLGLTCDPVGGLVQIPCIERNAVAAATAVTAARLALLGDGRHVVGLDVAVETMRQTGRDMSHRYKETSEGGLAVNVVEC; this is translated from the coding sequence GTGAGCACGCTCACACCCCTCCGGGTCGAGCGCGGCGCATACGTGTCCGCGCTCGACCTGTTCTCGGTCGGGATCGGACCGTCGAGCTCCCACACCGTCGGCCCGATGCGTGCGGGGCTCCGGTTCCGCGGGATGCTGGCCGCCTCGGGGGAGCTCGCTCACGTCGACCGCTACGAGATCGTGTTGCACGGATCGCTCGCGGCGACCGGCGTCGGCCACGGCACCCCGGATGCGGCGATCGCCGGGTTGCGCGGACTCGATCCGCTGACCGTGGACCCCGGTGAGGTGCACGGGTCGTGGCAGTTGCTCGATGCGGGCGGTGAAGTGCGGGTGGATCGCGTCGCCGTTCGGCGGGGCGATGTGCAGTGGGAGCCGCGCGCTCGGGATCATGGGCATCCGAACGCCGTCACGTTCCGCGCCCTCGGCGGAGGGCGTGTGCTCGAGGAGCGGACCTATCTCTCGGTGGGCGGCGGGTTCATCCGTGACAAGGGTGAACCCGCGCGTGACTCAGCGCCGGTCGGGCCGCTGCCGCACCGCTTCTCCTCGATGAGCGAACTGCTGGAGCTCTGCCGCGCGGCAGGTGGTGATCATCCCGGCGAGATCGCCCGGATCGCGCGTGAGAACGAGCTCGCGCAGCGGACGGCGTCCGGCGTCGACGAGGGCCTCGATGCGGTGTGGCGCTCGATGGTCGAGTGCCTCGAGCGGGGGCTGTCGACGCACGGTGTGCTTCCGGGCCGCCTGGCGGTGCCGCGCCGTGCCGCGCGTGCCTGGGCAGCGTTGGTCGAACGGGGCGACGCGGTGGCGGCACCGGAGAGCCTGTCGGTCTACGCGATGGCGGTCAACGAGGAGAACGCCTCGGGAGGGCGGGTCGTGACGGCGCCGACCAACGGTGCCGCGGGCGTCATCCCCGCCGTGATGTACCACGCGCTCGGCGGGCGATCGGCCGCGCGCGCGGACGTCCACCGGTTCCTGCTCACGGCGACGACCGTCGGCTCGATCATCAAGGCGAACGCGTCGATCTCCGGAGCCGAGGGCGGGTGCCAGGCCGAGGTCGGTTCGGCGTGCGCCATGGCAGCCGCGGGGCTGACCGCTGTGCGGGGAGGAACGCCGCTGCAGATCGAGAACGCCGCCGAGATCGCGATCGAGCACCACCTGGGGCTGACCTGCGACCCCGTCGGGGGGCTGGTGCAGATCCCCTGCATCGAACGGAACGCGGTCGCGGCCGCGACCGCGGTGACGGCCGCACGGCTCGCACTGCTGGGCGACGGCCGACATGTCGTGGGCCTCGACGTCGCGGTCGAGACGATGCGGCAGACCGGGCGTGACATGTCGCACCGGTACAAGGAGACCAGTGAGGGCGGGCTCGCCGTCAACGTCGTCGAGTGCTGA
- a CDS encoding Lrp/AsnC family transcriptional regulator, with the protein MEQLDVVDRRLLHALQIEPRATWTELAPIVGVDAATLGRRWDRLRSEGVAWVTGHPTRGMVALVEIECVPASLEAAAAELSGDARLYVLDDTSGARDLLATIRGDDLGSLAEHIATTMARIPGVRAARTHIVTDVLIDGARWRLRELTDEESERVPRPRPPRSRAPRVVAPEVRRALEQELWVDGRLPVATVAQRHDLSPQRVADGLAAMRRGGELAFRTDIAREVSGWPIYAWYFVEAPAKTIEAARQAIAAVPEVRLAVTSSSRYNLILAVWLRRLADVNRFEIALEAALPGARIADRAVVPRIRKHMNQRIGLDTRSHGQSDAGPFPAPS; encoded by the coding sequence ATGGAACAGCTCGATGTCGTGGATCGGCGGCTGCTGCACGCGCTCCAGATCGAACCACGTGCGACCTGGACCGAGCTCGCCCCGATCGTCGGGGTCGATGCGGCGACACTCGGGCGCCGGTGGGATCGCCTGCGCAGCGAGGGCGTGGCCTGGGTCACCGGGCATCCGACGCGCGGGATGGTCGCGCTCGTGGAGATCGAGTGCGTGCCGGCGTCGCTGGAAGCGGCGGCGGCGGAGCTCTCGGGAGACGCGCGCCTGTACGTCCTCGACGACACGTCGGGTGCGCGCGACCTGCTCGCGACGATCCGGGGTGACGACCTGGGGTCGCTGGCAGAGCACATCGCCACCACGATGGCGCGCATCCCCGGTGTCCGCGCCGCGCGCACCCACATCGTCACCGATGTGCTGATCGACGGGGCTCGCTGGCGGCTGCGCGAACTCACCGACGAGGAGAGCGAGCGGGTGCCGCGGCCACGACCGCCGCGATCCCGCGCACCGCGGGTGGTGGCTCCGGAGGTGCGGCGCGCGCTCGAGCAGGAGCTGTGGGTCGACGGGCGGCTTCCGGTGGCGACCGTCGCCCAGCGGCACGACCTGTCGCCGCAGCGGGTCGCCGACGGACTGGCGGCGATGCGCCGCGGGGGCGAGCTCGCCTTCCGCACCGACATCGCCCGCGAGGTGTCGGGGTGGCCGATCTACGCCTGGTACTTCGTCGAGGCACCCGCGAAGACGATCGAGGCTGCGCGGCAGGCGATCGCCGCCGTCCCGGAGGTGCGGCTGGCCGTCACCTCGTCGAGTCGGTACAACCTCATCCTCGCGGTGTGGCTGCGTCGTCTGGCGGATGTCAACCGCTTCGAGATCGCGCTCGAGGCCGCTCTCCCCGGAGCGCGCATCGCCGACCGAGCGGTGGTGCCCCGCATCCGCAAGCACATGAACCAGAGGATCGGACTGGACACCCGCTCGCACGGGCAGAGCGATGCCGGCCCCTTCCCAGCCCCGTCGTGA
- a CDS encoding protein adenylyltransferase SelO yields MLSLSHDFADAVPALATPWAAAPAPQARLLVLNEELATSLGLDPSFLRSPAGVQTLVGAAVPEGAVPVAQAYAGHQFGGFSPRLGDGRALLLGELRAPDGALRDLHLKGSGATPYARAGDGLAAVGPMLREYVMSEAMHALGIPTTRSLAVVATGREVQREVALAGAVLVRTASSHLRVGSVEYARGTGDIAVLRDVVDYAIARHHPEVSGDDVPALGLFRAVVAAQADLVAKWMLVGFIHGVMNTDNMTLSGETIDYGPCAFLDAYDPATAFSSIDTAGRYAYGNQPYIAEWNLARLAEAMLPLFDDDLERAVAMAQEALARFRPLFAAARSAGMRRKLGFADADADADADAETVGVADDEVEALAGELHEMLERARADYTSSFRALSDAARGDATTLSRALGGDAALGVWLERWRAHAPDPVVMDAANPIYIPRNHLVEEALAAASAGDLEPLGWLTTVLSTPFTERSGAERYAEPAGADFVAGFRTFCGT; encoded by the coding sequence ATGCTGTCGCTCTCGCACGATTTCGCCGACGCGGTGCCGGCGCTGGCGACGCCGTGGGCCGCCGCGCCCGCTCCGCAGGCGCGGCTGCTGGTGCTGAACGAGGAGCTCGCGACGAGCCTCGGCCTGGACCCCTCGTTCCTGCGGAGTCCCGCGGGCGTGCAGACCCTCGTCGGCGCCGCCGTGCCGGAGGGCGCCGTCCCGGTCGCCCAGGCGTACGCCGGGCATCAGTTCGGCGGGTTCTCGCCGCGGCTGGGCGATGGCCGGGCGCTGCTGCTCGGCGAGCTGCGTGCTCCCGACGGCGCGCTGCGCGACCTGCACCTGAAGGGGTCGGGTGCGACGCCGTACGCGCGTGCCGGCGACGGTCTCGCCGCGGTGGGCCCGATGCTGCGCGAATACGTGATGAGCGAGGCGATGCACGCGCTCGGCATTCCGACGACGCGGTCGCTGGCGGTGGTCGCCACGGGGCGCGAGGTGCAGCGCGAAGTCGCGCTCGCCGGCGCGGTGCTCGTGCGCACGGCATCGAGTCATCTGCGGGTCGGGAGCGTCGAGTACGCCCGCGGCACGGGTGACATCGCGGTCCTGCGGGACGTCGTGGACTACGCGATCGCTCGGCATCACCCCGAGGTTTCCGGCGACGACGTGCCCGCGCTCGGGCTCTTCCGCGCGGTCGTCGCCGCGCAGGCCGACCTGGTGGCGAAGTGGATGCTCGTCGGCTTCATCCACGGGGTCATGAACACCGACAACATGACGCTCTCGGGCGAGACGATCGACTACGGTCCGTGTGCGTTCCTCGACGCGTACGACCCGGCGACGGCGTTCAGCTCGATCGACACCGCGGGTCGCTATGCGTACGGCAATCAGCCGTACATCGCCGAGTGGAACCTCGCGCGGCTCGCCGAGGCCATGCTGCCGCTGTTCGACGACGACCTCGAGCGCGCCGTCGCGATGGCGCAGGAGGCGTTGGCGCGGTTCCGCCCGCTGTTCGCCGCGGCGCGGTCGGCGGGGATGCGGCGCAAGCTCGGCTTCGCCGATGCCGATGCCGATGCCGATGCCGATGCCGAGACGGTTGGCGTCGCGGACGATGAGGTCGAGGCGCTCGCCGGGGAGCTCCACGAGATGCTCGAGCGTGCGCGTGCCGATTACACCTCTTCTTTCCGGGCGCTGTCGGATGCCGCTCGCGGCGACGCGACGACGCTCTCGCGGGCGCTCGGCGGCGACGCCGCTCTCGGCGTGTGGCTCGAGCGGTGGCGCGCTCACGCTCCGGATCCCGTCGTGATGGATGCCGCCAACCCGATCTACATCCCGCGGAACCACCTCGTCGAAGAGGCGCTCGCCGCCGCCTCGGCCGGCGACCTCGAGCCGCTCGGGTGGCTGACGACCGTGCTCTCGACACCGTTCACCGAGCGCTCGGGCGCAGAGCGCTACGCCGAGCCCGCGGGCGCGGACTTCGTCGCCGGTTTCCGGACGTTCTGCGGGACCTGA
- a CDS encoding UDP-glucose dehydrogenase family protein, translating into MRLSVIGCGYLGAVHAAAMASIGHEVVGIDVDERKIASLSSGEAPFFEPGLQEILSEGLASGRLRFSTDMADAAGAAVHFIGVGTPQQKDGYAADMTYVNAAVDALIPHLSEGDIVAGKSTVPVGTAATLAERVTPTGATLVWNPEFLREGWAVQDTIDPDRLVAGVPAGEEGERAADILREVYHPSVAKGTPFIVTDLATAELVKVAANAFLATKISFINAMAEIAEVTGADVTTLADAIGHDARIGRRFLGAGIGFGGGCLPKDIRAFSARAEELGRGESVAFLREVDAINMRRRDRAVDMVVAAFDGSVYKKNITVLGAAFKPHSDDIRDSPALDVAVRLHGLGAWVTVTDPEAIENARRVHPQLNYVEDRDEALRAADAVIVVTEWDEYRRGLDPAHAATLTSGRIVVDGRNCLDADAWRAAGWDYRGMGRP; encoded by the coding sequence ATGCGTCTGTCGGTTATCGGTTGCGGTTACCTCGGAGCGGTCCACGCCGCGGCGATGGCATCCATCGGGCACGAGGTCGTCGGAATCGACGTCGACGAGCGCAAGATCGCGTCGCTCTCGAGCGGTGAGGCGCCCTTCTTCGAGCCCGGCCTGCAGGAGATCCTGAGCGAGGGGCTCGCGTCGGGCCGCCTGCGGTTCTCGACCGACATGGCGGATGCCGCCGGCGCGGCAGTCCACTTCATCGGTGTGGGCACCCCGCAGCAGAAGGACGGCTACGCCGCCGACATGACCTACGTCAACGCCGCCGTCGACGCGCTCATCCCGCACCTGTCGGAGGGCGACATCGTCGCCGGCAAGTCGACGGTGCCCGTGGGCACCGCGGCCACGCTCGCCGAGCGCGTCACCCCCACCGGCGCCACCCTGGTGTGGAACCCCGAGTTCCTCCGCGAGGGCTGGGCCGTGCAGGACACGATCGACCCCGACCGCCTCGTCGCCGGCGTCCCCGCCGGAGAAGAGGGCGAGCGCGCCGCCGACATCCTGCGCGAGGTCTACCACCCCTCCGTCGCCAAGGGCACGCCCTTCATCGTCACCGACCTCGCCACCGCCGAGCTGGTGAAGGTCGCCGCCAACGCGTTCCTGGCCACCAAGATCAGCTTCATCAACGCGATGGCCGAGATCGCCGAGGTCACCGGCGCCGACGTCACCACCCTCGCCGACGCGATCGGTCACGACGCCCGCATCGGCCGTCGCTTCCTCGGCGCCGGCATCGGCTTCGGCGGCGGCTGCCTGCCCAAGGACATCCGCGCCTTCTCGGCCCGCGCCGAAGAGCTCGGCCGCGGTGAGTCGGTCGCCTTCCTGCGCGAGGTCGACGCCATCAACATGCGCCGTCGCGACCGCGCCGTCGACATGGTCGTCGCCGCATTCGACGGCTCGGTCTACAAGAAGAACATCACCGTGCTCGGCGCGGCCTTCAAGCCCCACAGCGACGACATCCGCGACTCCCCCGCCCTCGACGTCGCCGTCCGACTGCACGGTCTGGGCGCCTGGGTCACCGTCACCGATCCCGAGGCGATCGAGAACGCCCGCCGCGTGCACCCGCAGCTGAACTACGTCGAGGACCGCGACGAGGCCCTGCGCGCCGCCGATGCCGTCATCGTCGTCACCGAGTGGGACGAGTACCGCCGCGGCCTCGACCCGGCGCACGCCGCGACCCTCACCTCGGGTCGGATCGTCGTCGACGGCCGCAACTGCCTCGACGCCGACGCCTGGCGCGCCGCGGGCTGGGACTACCGCGGCATGGGCCGCCCCTGA
- a CDS encoding DUF3100 domain-containing protein, protein MTTNPTAGAGPAETTAAITARPTPVRLALRSPRLWVLIGLICAIAAGAQAIGPVVIPLGIATVTLLPMIWGILTGALVSGQRIKPLPIDLQQAATVIMGVAVLFLCARLSFTIGPNLPVLFQAGPALLLQEVGHLFGTIALALPLAVLLRMGPATVGATFSIDREGSFAMVSERYGSDSPQYRGVLSMYVFGTVFGAVIISIVASLAASLGIFDPLALAMGAGVGSGSMMAAAASVIVAQHPEMQDQVLALAATSNLITGMLGLYIGVWVSLPLADRLYKVLTRNQSATLPGRRDKKGTMKTEAVAAVAAQVLEKPQVRVPLWVSLSIIGAAGLIVSMIAAKTFAWQMIVVYAILAALVALGMGVSRLTRGKLPAIITVTTVGLLLTSPISPVGSALVEMSASVDFLALITVMLTIAGLSLGKDLPMLRSIGWKIIPVGAVAITASFLLSAVVAEFALGFWG, encoded by the coding sequence ATGACCACGAACCCCACCGCCGGAGCCGGCCCTGCCGAAACCACCGCCGCCATCACCGCCCGTCCGACGCCGGTCCGGCTCGCGCTGCGATCGCCCAGACTGTGGGTGTTGATCGGGCTGATCTGCGCGATCGCCGCCGGCGCGCAGGCGATCGGCCCGGTCGTCATCCCCCTCGGCATCGCGACGGTGACGCTGCTGCCGATGATCTGGGGCATCCTGACGGGAGCACTCGTCTCGGGGCAGCGCATCAAGCCGTTGCCGATAGACCTGCAGCAGGCGGCGACGGTGATCATGGGCGTCGCGGTGCTCTTCCTCTGTGCGCGCCTGTCGTTCACCATCGGCCCCAACCTGCCGGTGCTCTTCCAAGCCGGACCCGCGCTGCTGCTGCAGGAGGTCGGGCATCTCTTCGGTACGATCGCCCTCGCCCTGCCGCTCGCCGTGCTGCTGCGGATGGGGCCTGCTACGGTCGGCGCGACCTTCTCGATCGACCGCGAGGGCTCGTTCGCGATGGTCAGCGAGCGCTACGGGTCCGACTCGCCGCAGTACCGCGGCGTGCTGTCGATGTACGTCTTCGGCACGGTGTTCGGCGCCGTCATCATCAGCATCGTCGCCTCGCTCGCGGCATCCCTCGGAATCTTCGACCCGCTCGCCCTCGCGATGGGCGCCGGTGTCGGCTCGGGTTCGATGATGGCCGCGGCCGCCTCGGTGATCGTGGCGCAGCATCCCGAGATGCAGGATCAGGTGCTCGCCCTCGCGGCCACCTCGAACCTCATCACGGGCATGCTCGGGCTCTACATCGGTGTGTGGGTGTCGCTGCCCTTGGCCGACCGCCTGTACAAGGTGTTGACGCGCAATCAGAGCGCCACGCTGCCCGGGCGCCGCGACAAGAAGGGCACGATGAAGACCGAGGCGGTCGCCGCGGTGGCCGCCCAAGTGCTCGAGAAGCCGCAGGTACGTGTGCCGCTGTGGGTGAGCCTGTCGATCATCGGTGCGGCCGGCCTGATCGTCTCGATGATCGCAGCGAAGACCTTCGCCTGGCAGATGATCGTCGTCTACGCGATCCTCGCCGCGCTCGTCGCCCTGGGCATGGGCGTCAGCCGGCTGACGCGCGGCAAGCTGCCCGCGATCATCACGGTCACGACGGTGGGCCTGCTGCTGACCTCGCCGATCTCTCCCGTCGGCTCGGCGCTCGTCGAGATGTCGGCCAGCGTCGACTTCCTCGCCCTGATCACGGTGATGCTGACCATCGCCGGGCTGAGTCTGGGCAAGGACCTGCCCATGCTGAGAAGCATCGGCTGGAAGATCATCCCCGTCGGCGCGGTCGCGATCACGGCATCGTTCCTGCTCTCGGCGGTCGTCGCGGAGTTCGCCCTCGGGTTCTGGGGGTGA